CAAACTATAACAATTATCAATTCATCACAATTAACAATTTACCATAAAGTTGTAAAAACATCCAAAAGATTGATTTACTAGCTTCAATTTATCCCTttaaggtaaaatgcttctcaatCATTTAATAATTCTATTGTAACTAGCCTCACTCAGCTCATGATCTAACTTGATAGTGAACACTTATACAATGATcaataatttactgtgatttaTGCTCCCATCCTATAATGgttcatcaaaatctttcaaaacttcaaaaaacCTAGCCATGTCTGTATTTGGTTCTTCATCTACAATTGAACACTCACTTGCGTAACCCTAATTCATTCTTAATTTATTCATCACCATACTCTTATaacaattactattataatctaTTACTCTATGTAGGTTGCTAAAACTAGAAGTTGATTCAATTATCCAGGAATCCATCAATAAATGGTTAAATTAATTGCTCTTTTATCAACATGAtataagaagggaaaaaaattatgaaatcacAACCATCCATACTTatggtttaattatttaataaacaatcataaaatattgtgtaatattaaaaatataaatgagaatttgaaagtaaatagaaaataattttataactttaacTTTTAATGGCTAATCTCATTTAATATAAGCACATACTAAGATAATCTAACCAAACAAATTGATCTTTCTTAATTATCCACCTATTTATCCGAATGACCTCATGCATGACTTAATCAATACATTTAGTAATAcccattattttataaatttaaaatgattttgtttcaaCTATTTTTCCAAAATCCAAAACTTTTGCTctgattttcatttcattttgatttgtgATCTAACATTGCTTCGTATTATTGTGCTTCACCTTATACTATCTAGTCTCATTCAACCTATCAAACATGGAGAAACTAGTTATGAAGCTTATTGCATCTCATAACTAGAAAGTTAGGAAAAAGCAAttgaaacacaaataaaaatatatttcatcaatatttttcaataaaaataatgacaacATTTCCTTCAGTAATTTCTGATGAAACtggtgacaaaataaaaaaataaaaaatcattaaaatttttgtcAATAATTTAACACGTTAGCAACACcaataaaaatttcatcaatgattttaaatgaattaaaatatgaaaGTTCCTCGTATCCTACcatttttcattctttcttctctttgaaAATTTAGGGCCTTTCCCCCAAAGTATTTAGCAAATTTGGCCACCCCCTTCATAAATTTGTAAGTGTGGGAAATCTAAATGTTGAATAAAATTGGttgtttgaaataaatatttaaattaatggaGTTGAAATTTGCTTTACTAGAAAGTAAGTTGGAGACAGGTCAAATTATTATGTGTTTGTCGGTATGAATGTAAGGAATTGGGTGTGTTGATTATTAGATCGAAATTGTGAAAATATGAAACCTCTTTATTAAAACCCTAAATTAATAATgtgaatattaattatttctttgtgATATGTTGGGAGTTAAATTGAACTAAAAGGGTTTAATGTGATGGCATGAATATTGATTTATGAATTGTAATAGTAATTGATGTTTATAAAGTATTTGGATATTAACTGGGATTTTGGATGTATAAAGATTCAATGGTTACACCTTAATTGGTGGTGTGAATATTATTAATAGTTGTCATGTGAATGTAGAAATGTAGAATTGATTAccttttgggttatttttttgtgtgaaagTAACATGGAAAAGTTGGAAAACTTGATTCACACTTGTTGGTTTAATGTGATTAGTAGTGTGTAATGGAAGGAAAATATTATGCGCAAGGTAAATTGGTTGCATAGAATTGAAAAATCAGTGGAAATTAGCATTGTTGATATATTGAATAGTATTGTTTTTGACATTCTAATGTTCTTGGAAATATTATGCCTCAAGAAATTGTTGattatttcttagttttttgtttttctgttttaaacTTAACCAGAGATGATTATAATCTAACAAATTGAATTGAGTccaactatatatatttatatatcccacaaacaatcatcaattacaattaacaataaatataaaggaAAGCCATTTTTCCGAACCGGTTTCAGTCCATGTTCATAGTAGTCATTCAAAAAGAGGTATGGAAGGAACTAAAACCAAAACACTATTTTCCATAGCCCCAAAAATCCATCATCTCCCCACGTAACGGGAGCTGATTAATTGGGTGCGCAGATGGTGCGTTACTTGCATCATCAAACCTCACCCCTTTAGCAGAATCTTCATTTCCTATATGAGAAGTGACAATCCTATCAAGCATAGCCCATTCATTCAAGCCCTGTTGATCTTCTCTTCCTGCAACCATTTGCTGAGGTGCTTCACAGGTGCACACCTCTAGTCCTGGCTCGCAAGCGTGGTACCTCAGACTTTCACTGCCACTCTCGCAATCCCTAGCGCCTGACATGAGCTGCTTAACCATGACCGGTGATTCCTTGGGGAGACCCGAGTAGTCATAACCTAAGGACTTGTTAGGTGGCATTAGGGTTTGGGATTGGAAGAGAGAGTACTGATGAGGTGCTGCCATGTGAGGATAGTGAAGCTCTAGCTCAGCCTTGCTTAGTACAAAGGGTTGTTGAATATTTCCGTGGTTATGGTTTTGACGGAGGGAGTATTGGCTGTCTCTGTGCATGAAAGTTCGAGGTTGACTGGTGCTCGACGAGTGGAGCTGTTGGTCAGATGAGTTCATGCTTGTAGCTCCTCCTTCGCCATTGACCTTGAACAGATTCTTCTTCTTGAACACCCTGCAAACCACCCAGCCATCTTCCTGCACATGCATACGAAACAAATATCTTAGCAAGAAGCCATGCCTTAATCAATATGTCATGAAGTTGATTCACTGAGTTGTAATTATACTGAGGTGATAGAGAGAGTACTTACACCAAGGTTTGCTTGAGCA
This genomic stretch from Populus alba chromosome 19, ASM523922v2, whole genome shotgun sequence harbors:
- the LOC118036212 gene encoding protein BEARSKIN2; the protein is MVMATSSGGVPRGFRFHPTDEELLHYYLKKKVSFQKFDMEVIREVDLNKMEPWELQERCKIGSAPQNEWYLFCHKDRKYPTGSRTNRATNAGFWKATGRDKCIRNSYKKIGMRKTLVFYGGRAPHGQKTDWIMHEYRLEDGDDAQANLGEDGWVVCRVFKKKNLFKVNGEGGATSMNSSDQQLHSSSTSQPRTFMHRDSQYSLRQNHNHGNIQQPFVLSKAELELHYPHMAAPHQYSLFQSQTLMPPNKSLGYDYSGLPKESPVMVKQLMSGARDCESGSESLRYHACEPGLEVCTCEAPQQMVAGREDQQGLNEWAMLDRIVTSHIGNEDSAKGVRFDDASNAPSAHPINQLPLRGEMMDFWGYGK